DNA from Bradyrhizobium diazoefficiens USDA 110:
CGATGCCGGCGCCGCCGCGGTGATCCGCCAGGCGCTGCTCGATCTCGCGACCGCCGGCGCCGCGGTGCTGGTGACAAGCCAGGATCTCGATGAGCTCGCCGAGATCGCCGACCGCATCGCCGTGATGTTCCACGGCCACCTGTCGGCGCCGCTCGCAACAAGCGAAGCGACCCGCGAAAAACTCGGCCTTTTGATGGGCGGCAGCAGCCTGGAGCCGAAGGAGGCCGCGCATGCAGTTGGTGCTTGAGAAGCGCGCCGAGCGCTCCAACACGATCGCGCTGGTCTCGCCGCTGATCGCGATCGGCCTGACGATCGTCACCATGACCATCCTGTTCGCGATCCTCGGCAAGAATCCGCTCCTCGCCCTGCATGCCTATTTCATCGCGCCACTGACCGACGGCTATTCGCTCCAGGAGATCGCGGTGAAGGCGACGCCGCTGGTGATGATCGCGATCGGCCTGTCGCTCTGTTATCTCGCCAATGCCTGGAACATCGGCGCCGAGGGGCAATTCCTGATCGGCGCGGTCGCCGGAAGCTGGATCGCGGTGAAGACGCAAGGCACTGACGCCGGGGCCTGGGTATTGCCGGCCATGCTCGTGCTCGCAGCCGCTGCAGGCGCGCTCTATGCGCTGATCCCGGCGATCTGCAGGGTGAAGTTCGGCGCCAGTGAAATCCTGACCAGCCTGATGCTGGTCTATGTCGCCGACCTCTTCCTTGATTATCTCGTGCGTGGCCCCTGGCGCGATCCGCACGGTTTCAACTTCCCGACCACCGCCGAATTCGATCCGGTGGCGACGGTGCCGCTGCTGATCGAAGGCGGCCGGCTGCATCTCGGGTCGATCATCGCCCTGCTCGTCGTTGCGGCGGCGGCGATCCTGCTCGGACGAACCATCAAGGGTTTCGAGATTCGCGTAGTCGGCGCAGCGCCCCGCGCGGCGCGGTTCGGCGGATTCAACGCCGACCAGCTGATCATCCTGACCTTCGCGGTTTCCGGCGCGCTCGCGGGCCTTGCCGGCATCATTGAGGTCGCGGGTCCCGTCGGGCATCTCCAGCCCGGCATCTCGCCAGGCTACGGTTTTACGGCGATCATCGTCGCCTTCCTCGGCCGGCTGAACCCGCTTGGAATATTAAT
Protein-coding regions in this window:
- a CDS encoding ABC transporter permease, coding for MQLVLEKRAERSNTIALVSPLIAIGLTIVTMTILFAILGKNPLLALHAYFIAPLTDGYSLQEIAVKATPLVMIAIGLSLCYLANAWNIGAEGQFLIGAVAGSWIAVKTQGTDAGAWVLPAMLVLAAAAGALYALIPAICRVKFGASEILTSLMLVYVADLFLDYLVRGPWRDPHGFNFPTTAEFDPVATVPLLIEGGRLHLGSIIALLVVAAAAILLGRTIKGFEIRVVGAAPRAARFGGFNADQLIILTFAVSGALAGLAGIIEVAGPVGHLQPGISPGYGFTAIIVAFLGRLNPLGILIAGLFLALTFIGGEQAQIAMKIPLDVTKVFQGILLFYVLACDSLILYRFKLVFPNRQVARGTG